In Streptococcus respiraculi, one DNA window encodes the following:
- a CDS encoding PTS galactitol transporter subunit IIC, with translation MSIFKDVIQWILNLGSAVFVPLIILVLGLLVGMKFKKAFISAITLGVAFTGMGMIIGFMSGAVSPASEALALNTGISLPALDLGWTGAASIVWSWTFAFTFFAVQIAINILMLSFNWTKTLNVDMWNVWGKALTGYLVYYVSGKLWAGFLVAAIQVVLELKLGDMFQKHIEDLTGIPMVTVTHCMNLSAVFMLPVNKLMDKVPFLNKKADTDSLRKKIGIFSENSVMGFIIGVCLGFAGAYSVSKSLNLGIQVATAMALFPMVSKLFMQSLSPLADSMSEFMKKRFNDREVYIGMDWPLLAGRSEVWVTLILMVPFFIGYSLILPGNTVLPIAGVLNYSIAVGGLLLTGGNLARMMILGVIYLPLYLYSATYFAPILTGLANQTGAVDVEKGKLITWSTIEAPELRILFAEAFNANVLAIGGAVLFLVLFVWLYKTMIQQDVPSKRYEN, from the coding sequence TGGGGGTTGCTTTCACAGGAATGGGCATGATTATTGGTTTCATGTCTGGGGCGGTGTCGCCTGCCTCTGAAGCTCTTGCCTTAAATACAGGTATTTCCCTACCGGCCTTAGATTTGGGTTGGACTGGTGCAGCAAGTATCGTATGGTCTTGGACCTTTGCGTTCACATTTTTCGCAGTTCAAATTGCAATCAATATTTTAATGCTCAGCTTTAACTGGACCAAGACCTTGAACGTGGATATGTGGAACGTCTGGGGTAAGGCTTTGACTGGATATCTTGTCTATTATGTAAGTGGAAAATTATGGGCTGGTTTTCTTGTGGCGGCAATCCAAGTGGTGCTTGAGTTGAAGCTAGGCGATATGTTCCAAAAGCATATTGAAGATTTGACTGGTATTCCGATGGTCACTGTTACACACTGTATGAACCTATCAGCAGTTTTCATGTTGCCAGTAAATAAATTGATGGATAAAGTTCCATTCTTGAATAAAAAAGCAGATACAGACTCACTTCGCAAGAAGATTGGTATCTTCTCGGAAAACTCTGTAATGGGCTTTATCATTGGGGTGTGTCTTGGTTTTGCAGGAGCATACTCTGTTTCTAAGTCATTGAATTTAGGAATTCAAGTAGCGACGGCCATGGCTTTATTCCCGATGGTGAGCAAACTGTTCATGCAGTCTCTATCACCGCTCGCAGATTCCATGTCTGAATTTATGAAAAAACGATTCAATGATCGTGAAGTCTATATCGGAATGGACTGGCCATTGCTGGCAGGTCGCTCAGAAGTTTGGGTAACGCTTATCTTGATGGTGCCATTCTTCATTGGGTATTCATTGATTCTTCCAGGAAATACAGTATTACCAATTGCAGGAGTATTAAACTATTCTATCGCAGTAGGCGGGCTCTTGCTTACAGGTGGTAACTTGGCGCGTATGATGATTTTAGGCGTGATTTACTTACCACTTTACCTCTACAGTGCAACCTACTTTGCGCCAATTTTGACTGGTTTAGCAAATCAGACTGGTGCTGTTGATGTCGAAAAAGGAAAATTGATTACATGGTCTACTATCGAAGCACCAGAGTTGCGGATACTATTTGCTGAGGCCTTTAATGCAAATGTGCTTGCAATTGGAGGGGCGGTGTTATTCCTTGTCTTGTTCGTATGGTTATACAAAACAATGATACAACAAGATGTGCCGTCAAAACGCTATGAAAACTAA